In the Malus domestica chromosome 16, GDT2T_hap1 genome, one interval contains:
- the LOC103438255 gene encoding heat shock 70 kDa protein 8, translated as MAEPAYTVASDSETAGEEKSSSPFPETAIGIDIGTSHCSVAVWNGSQVELLRNIRNQKMMRSYVTFKDENPSAGVSDQLSSEHDMLSGASIFNMKRLIGRVDTDPVVQSSKSLPFLVQTLGIGVRPLIAALVNNVWRSTTPEEVLAIFLVELKAMAEIQLKRPIKNVVLTIPASFSRFQLTRIERACAMASLHVLRLMPEPTAVALLYAQQISNQNVNTGSEKIALIFNMGAGYCDVAITATAGGVSQIKALAGSAIGGEDLLLSMMRHLLPDSETLLTSHGLDDIKSVGILRVATQEAIHTLSSQTSVQIDVDLGNGTKICKVVDREEFEEVNLAVFDKCASLISQCLHDAKVDTEDVSDVIVVGGCSYIPKIKSLVMSICKKEELYKGMKPLEAAVIGAALEGAVASGLSDPFGSLDLLTIQATPLALGIRADGNNFVPIIPRNTAMPAQKDLIFTTAHDNQTEALIIVYEGEGKKVEENHLLGYFKITGIPPSPKGVPEIRVILDIDASSVLRVLAGVLMPGSHQPINPVMGVRMPTVDDGHGWCAEALHRAYGSSLDLVTVQKKI; from the coding sequence GCATACACAGTCGCATCTGATAGTGAAACCGCTGGGGAGGAAAAATCGTCGTCTCCTTTTCCTGAAACCGCTATTGGGATTGACATCGGCACTTCACATTGCAGTGTTGCTGTCTGGAATGGCTCCCAGGTTGAGCTCTTGAGGAACATTAGAAACCAGAAAATGATGCGGTCGTATGTCACATTCAAGGATGAAAACCCTTCAGCGGGAGTAAGCGATCAACTCTCCAGTGAGCACGACATGTTATCTGGAGCTTCAATCTTCAACATGAAACGATTAATTGGCAGGGTTGACACCGATCCAGTTGTTCAGTCAAGCAAAAGCCTCCCCTTTTTGGTTCAAACATTGGGCATTGGGGTGCGCCCACTGATCGCAGCCTTGGTGAACAATGTATGGAGATCCACCACTCCTGAAGAAGTTCTGGCAATATTTTTGGTGGAACTCAAGGCAATGGCAGAAATCCAGCTAAAGCGGCCCATAAAGAATGTTGTTCTCACCATTCCAGCTTCATTCAGCCGATTCCAGCTGACTCGTATTGAAAGAGCTTGTGCCATGGCTAGCCTTCATGTACTCAGACTTATGCCTGAACCAACTGCTGTCGCGCTGTTATACGCGCAACAGATTTCAAATCAGAACGTAAACACCGGATCTGAGAAGATTGCTCTAATCTTCAACATGGGTGCTGGATACTGTGATGTAGCTATTACTGCTACAGCTGGAGGAGTTTCCCAAATAAAAGCCTTAGCAGGATCTGCCATTGGAGGGGAAGACTTGCTTCTGAGTATGATGCGTCATCTGTTGCCAGATTCCGAGACTCTTTTAACTAGCCACGGACTTGATGACATAAAGTCAGTTGGCATACTTCGAGTTGCAACACAGGAGGCAATCCACACTCTCTCCTCCCAAACTAGCGTGCAGATTGATGTTGACTTGGGAAATGGGACAAAAATATGTAAGGTTGTGGATCGGGAGGAATTTGAGGAAGTTAACCTAGCAGTGTTTGATAAGTGTGCGAGCCTCATAAGCCAGTGCTTGCATGATGCAAAGGTTGATACCGAGGATGTGAGCGATGTAATAGTTGTTGGCGGATGCTCATATATTCCAAAGATAAAAAGTCTTGTCATGAGCATTTGTAAAAAGGAGGAGCTGTACAAAGGGATGAAACCGTTGGAAGCTGCTGTCATTGGAGCAGCACTAGAAGGAGCGGTGGCATCAGGTCTTAGCGATCCCTTTGGGAGTTTGGACTTGCTTACCATTCAAGCCACCCCTCTTGCCCTTGGGATCCGAGCTGATGGAAACAACTTTGTGCCTATCATACCTAGAAACACAGCAATGCCAGCACAGAAAGATCTGATCTTCACAACTGCCCATGATAATCAAACTGAAGCACTAATAATCGTCTACGAAGGCGAGGGGAAGAAGGTGGAAGAGAACCATTTGCTGGGGTATTTCAAGATCACTGGAATTCCACCGTCCCCGAAAGGAGTTCCGGAAATAAGAGTAATTCTGGACATCGATGCATCAAGCGTGCTGAGAGTTTTGGCCGGGGTTTTAATGCCGGGGTCTCATCAGCCAATAAATCCAGTCATGGGAGTAAGGATGCCAACAGTTGATGATGGTCACGGTTGGTGCGCTGAAGCCCTACACAGAGCTTATGGCTCGTCTCTAGACTTGGTTACAGTGCAGAAGAAGATATAG